The sequence TCAGGTCTGCAGAGCACGAATTCTTGAGGACGGTGGTTTGCTGGGCGTATCCAACGCCGTAAGGGTTCATGTTTGGCTCATCGGGCAGAGCAACACTGTCTGAGTAGACAACGGTGTTGTTGTGTCCGTCAATGGCCGGATCTACACGCATGCTGAAGACGTGCTGGTGGTACGCAGCCATGACACCGGGTCCGACGTTGGTGCCCCATGGCACCTTGGTACCGTCTTCATTGTCGATTGGCATAGTGGAGAGGATACCGGTAGCGCGGACCTCGAGTTCAATGCCACCGGCCTGGTCGAAGATCCAGGCGAAAATGTATTCGTAGTTGGAAACTGTACAGATCATCTGCACAACGAGCTGGCGGTTGCGCACAACGGTGGCGGCGTTGGTCCTGTAGTTAGTGTGCTTGTGCTGGAGGCCGGCGTCTTGCTCATGCAAGCAGATGACGTTCTTCAAGAGAACTGGGTTACCCTTGGAATCGGTTCTGAAGCCATCGAAATACTTGATGTGACCGAGACAGTCGCAGCCAAGGGAGAGTTGATTGGCAGTGTTTCCGAAACCGACATCACCAACATCGAAAGCTTGCTTGCGGTGGTAGGGAGCGCGTGGGTCTGATCTAGTCAGTTACtgcgggaaaaaaaaaaaaaaggaaaataaaactgCTCGATACGTCAGGGAACCGTGGTGGATTGCTTACCTCCATATGGAACCGTCATCTCGCAAAGAGACAATCGGTAAAACACGTTGCGACGGTCGTAGGTGACGTTGTAAATCACCAGACCATCACGGTAGTTGAAGCCAACCCGGAATCTCCATTTCTGCCAGTACACATGGTTTCCATCTACCTTGAAGGATGGGCCCTCTGGCTGCTGGACGATATAGGGCTTGAGGTCGGTTCGAAGGGGCTCATCCAAGAGATCGTGTGCGTACTGCACGGTCTTCACTGGCTTCCAGGGCTTGGTTGAAGTGAAGCTGTGGTCGGTGCCGGTAGGAAGATAATCCATACGGACAAGCTCCTTGGTCATGCCATCAAAGACTGGAGAGAAGGCGCAGGGGAGGGAGTAATGGTTGGTCTGGGGATGGTCGACGTCGCACATGTACATGTAGTGCTGGAAAAGACGGCGGTCTTCGGTCTCGCTGTCCGTTCCGTAGATCCATGGGTCGTTGCAAACAACGACATTTGGTGGCAGGTTCATCTTTGCAATCTCAGCCTTGACTGCGGGATGATCGTTGCAGACCTTTTCCATTTCGATCATCTCGTCGACGTCGGTAGGGCCCTATGACAAATGTTAGCCAAGCTGCGCACGCACGAATTATGTACGTGGGTTTGATCAATACCTGCACGCCCTTTGGAAGCTCCCTGCATTGAAGCAAGCTCTTCTTCTCGGCATTGATCAAAGCCTTCATGAACACCTTGGTATCCATGCGATGGAACAGAGCGGTGAGGATACGGGTTGGCTTTGCAGGGAGAGGCTGGCCCAATCTCTCTGCTTCAAGATAAGGCACGACATCCTTCTTGATGGGCTCTTGGACCTCGATGACCTTGTGTCGGAGCGGGACACCAGGGAACGAAGCCTCGAGGATCTTCACCACCAGGCGAATTTCGCCGGGGGTCAATGGGTCGAAAGGATGAAGAGACATGATGGCTGTAGAAAAAGGATAAAGGCACAAAGAGTCCTCgggggagagaaagagagagagagcaaaaagcaaaaagcaaCGAAGCAAAAAGTGACTACAAAGATATATGTAGGACCTTTCCCAACGTGATGCCTGAGAAGAGTGAGGAAAGAAAGCAGAAGCAGACACGGGGAAGATGGGGGGTATTTGAAGACTCCAGGAAACGCAGCTCAAGGGAGAGGCCAGCACCCCGCATCGCGGATGGAGCCTGAGGGAGAGCTCGCATCGCAGCTTAACACGAAGCCGAGATAGCGCGCTCAGTTCTTCCCCATGAACCCGCTGCCGCTCGATACGTTCGGCTGGAGATCCGCTGGGGCTTCCGGAAAGGGCAAAAAGTGGCCGATGTGCTTATGTCAGCGTGTGCCGCTGGAGGCTTCTCGGAGCCGATTGGCCGGGGCGACGGGGACCTCGCATGGGCTTTCCCGGAGCGGAAAGGCGGCGATGGTCCAGGCCCAAGGCGGTGGGACGCATGCTGTTTGTCTGGCTGTCAAACAGCAACTCTGCGAAATGCCGCCAGCAGGTTTTGCGCAGGCTGTCGCGcgaggaaaagagagagagagcgagagagagtCACCACCAGCGGACAGTCTGGC is a genomic window of Coccidioides posadasii str. Silveira chromosome 3, complete sequence containing:
- a CDS encoding uncharacterized protein (EggNog:ENOG410PF88~COG:Q), whose protein sequence is MSLHPFDPLTPGEIRLVVKILEASFPGVPLRHKVIEVQEPIKKDVVPYLEAERLGQPLPAKPTRILTALFHRMDTKVFMKALINAEKKSLLQCRELPKGVQGPTDVDEMIEMEKVCNDHPAVKAEIAKMNLPPNVVVCNDPWIYGTDSETEDRRLFQHYMYMCDVDHPQTNHYSLPCAFSPVFDGMTKELVRMDYLPTGTDHSFTSTKPWKPVKTVQYAHDLLDEPLRTDLKPYIVQQPEGPSFKVDGNHVYWQKWRFRVGFNYRDGLVIYNVTYDRRNVFYRLSLCEMTVPYGDPRAPYHRKQAFDVGDVGFGNTANQLSLGCDCLGHIKYFDGFRTDSKGNPVLLKNVICLHEQDAGLQHKHTNYRTNAATVVRNRQLVVQMICTVSNYEYIFAWIFDQAGGIELEVRATGILSTMPIDNEDGTKVPWGTNVGPGVMAAYHQHVFSMRVDPAIDGHNNTVVYSDSVALPDEPNMNPYGVGYAQQTTVLKNSCSADLSVENARVFKIRNDNVINPTSGNPVAYKLGVMPSQLMIMSERSFNCRRAAFATKPIWVTKYQDGELYSAGEFTNQSKKSSGVELWSARNDNTENTDVVLWHSFALTHNPRPEDFPVMPVEKISVTLKPDGFFEKNPALDVPPSDQSFNKSSLHQDEPACSGCPANSKL